One genomic region from Microthrixaceae bacterium encodes:
- the leuC gene encoding 3-isopropylmalate dehydratase large subunit yields the protein MSQPKTLSQKVWDRHVVRQVDGEPDLLFIDLHLVHEVTSPQAFDGLRLNHRTPRHPELTVAIEDHNIPTANIDQPITDPISAKQLQVLGKNTDEFDITHYPMGHKYNGIVHVVGPEQGLTLPGMTVVCGDSHTATHGAFGALAFGIGTSEVEHVLATQTLRQPELGTLAVTVNGELPEGSTAKDIILAILAELGTSGGIGYIAEYRGSAIEALSMEGRMTICNMSIEAGAKAGLIAPDEVTFEYLKGRPHAPQGELWDRAVEEWKTLKTDEGAVFDKEIVLDASKIFPHVSWGTNPGQVIQMTDVIPSPEDFSDPVERNAAERALEYMDLTPGQPIKEVPVDVVFIGSCTNSRIEDMRAAAAVAKGHKVNPAVTTYVVPGSHLVKAQAEAEGLDKIFIEAGFDWREPGCSMCLAMNPDKLTPGQRSASTSNRNFEGRQGRGGRTHLVSPAVATATAIAGHFATPEDLA from the coding sequence ATGAGCCAGCCCAAGACGCTGAGTCAGAAGGTCTGGGACCGCCACGTCGTCCGCCAGGTCGACGGCGAACCCGACCTGTTGTTCATCGACCTGCACCTGGTGCACGAGGTCACGAGTCCCCAGGCCTTCGACGGTCTGCGCCTCAACCACCGAACGCCGCGCCACCCCGAACTCACCGTGGCGATCGAGGACCACAACATCCCCACCGCCAACATCGATCAGCCCATCACGGACCCGATCTCGGCCAAGCAGCTTCAGGTGCTCGGCAAGAACACCGACGAGTTCGACATCACCCACTACCCGATGGGCCACAAGTACAACGGCATCGTCCACGTCGTCGGCCCCGAACAAGGCCTCACGCTGCCCGGCATGACCGTCGTGTGCGGCGACAGCCACACCGCCACCCACGGAGCGTTCGGCGCCCTGGCGTTCGGCATCGGCACCTCCGAGGTCGAACATGTCCTCGCCACCCAGACGCTGCGTCAGCCCGAACTCGGCACCCTGGCGGTCACGGTGAACGGCGAACTTCCCGAGGGCTCGACCGCCAAGGACATCATCTTGGCCATCCTCGCCGAACTCGGCACCAGCGGCGGCATCGGCTACATCGCCGAGTACCGCGGTTCGGCCATCGAGGCACTGTCGATGGAAGGTCGCATGACCATCTGCAACATGAGCATCGAGGCGGGGGCCAAGGCCGGTCTCATCGCCCCCGACGAGGTCACCTTCGAGTACCTCAAGGGTCGCCCGCACGCACCCCAGGGTGAGCTGTGGGACCGGGCGGTCGAAGAGTGGAAGACGCTCAAGACCGACGAGGGCGCGGTGTTCGACAAGGAGATCGTGCTCGACGCGTCGAAGATCTTCCCGCACGTCTCCTGGGGCACCAACCCGGGCCAGGTCATCCAGATGACCGATGTCATCCCCTCCCCCGAGGACTTCAGCGATCCGGTCGAACGCAACGCGGCTGAGCGCGCGCTTGAGTACATGGACCTCACGCCCGGTCAGCCGATCAAAGAGGTACCGGTCGACGTCGTCTTCATCGGCTCCTGCACCAACTCGCGCATCGAAGACATGCGTGCCGCGGCCGCCGTCGCCAAGGGCCACAAGGTCAACCCGGCCGTCACCACCTACGTGGTTCCGGGCTCGCACCTCGTGAAGGCACAGGCCGAGGCCGAGGGGCTCGACAAGATCTTCATCGAGGCCGGTTTCGACTGGCGTGAACCGGGATGCTCCATGTGTCTCGCCATGAACCCCGACAAGCTCACCCCCGGCCAGCGCTCCGCCTCGACCTCGAACCGCAACTTCGAGGGTCGCCAGGGCCGCGGCGGTCGCACCCACCTCGTCTCCCCCGCCGTCGCCACCGCGACCGCGATCGCCGGCCACTTCGCCACCCCGGAGGATCTCGCATGA
- a CDS encoding helix-turn-helix domain-containing protein has product MEQILSGIGVLDKAMYLVELLERRSRTLAELVEDSAMSRSTVHRMLLALELHGLAARDADGRWHLGARLIGLGVAASDSFPLARLAEPVLARLRDESGESVQLYVRQGEHRVCLSALDSPHELRTIVAPGAVLELGVGSAGRLLGGASPGASGWLESVEDRAPGVASVSAPVCDRSGVVVAAVSVSGPLDRITRRPGALHGAEVVAAARSIEARLAR; this is encoded by the coding sequence ATGGAACAGATACTAAGCGGAATCGGAGTGCTCGACAAGGCGATGTACCTCGTCGAGCTGCTCGAGCGCCGTTCGCGGACCCTCGCCGAACTCGTCGAGGACTCGGCGATGTCGCGTTCCACCGTCCACCGCATGTTGCTGGCGCTCGAACTGCACGGGCTCGCCGCACGAGACGCCGACGGCCGTTGGCACCTCGGGGCGCGCCTGATCGGCCTGGGCGTCGCAGCGTCGGACTCGTTTCCCCTCGCCCGTCTCGCCGAACCGGTGCTGGCTCGGCTGCGAGACGAGTCGGGCGAATCCGTGCAGCTCTACGTGCGCCAGGGGGAGCACCGGGTGTGTCTGAGCGCGCTCGACTCGCCGCATGAACTGCGCACCATCGTGGCCCCCGGCGCGGTGCTGGAGTTGGGGGTGGGTTCGGCCGGTCGCCTGTTGGGCGGCGCATCACCGGGAGCGAGCGGATGGCTGGAGTCGGTGGAGGATCGTGCCCCGGGTGTGGCCTCGGTTTCGGCCCCGGTGTGTGACCGTTCGGGGGTTGTCGTCGCTGCGGTGTCGGTGTCGGGCCCGCTCGATCGCATCACGCGCCGGCCGGGAGCCTTGCACGGAGCGGAGGTCGTGGCCGCAGCGCGCTCGATCGAGGCTCGACTCGCGCGCTGA
- a CDS encoding beta-propeller domain-containing protein codes for MPNLRKRHIRQNPGFRTAAAVAALCSVAMLSGGCANDPIAGNSTAPTTRYDFPRLGLSAAALTRAQTCDDVVAYFKAAAKEMVSAQQGYGYGGDVFATADAAGSAADGAAPATVPAARESNRTATPESSTAGSSDDKASFDETATGTNNQEAGVDEADMIKTDGRRVVSIRGQELIVVDLDGGAAAVSGRVTLPDGFSAASLFLTGDRVMVLGSSWLQTEDSPAGASGGVRDDAALDMGWSPGASAVQVVEVALGGQPTVVATRSVEGWLTDARMSDGTVRVIVSNSKQPYYQAPMPEYPYSDDERSWEAYTEASTKAMTEYIETTTATDWLPVDDSGDLVTRCADTYLPAENAGDGTVTVLTFADGVDSMESAAVTGTAETVYASTDAIYLATSVWNWRTFAADTDGDAGGTTDLHMFATSGSANATYVASGQISGHVLNQYSMSESDDTLRVATTKGSWGSGESGVMTLRAEGEALQVVGEVWGLGPGETIQSVRFVGDTAYVVTFEQTDPFYVVDVADPANPKVLGELKVPGFSNYLHPVGEHLVLGIGADADDNGMTTGAKVSLYDVSDPTKPSELDTWTATDLAFQAGNDPHAFTWDAERRLAYVIYTDACYADWERCTYSDDGGAAVFHVSEDTIEPLTRLTHDNRVPDPAPTTTTEPTTTEPATTEPATTVPASTEPATTDAPTTTAPVAAPGVSATEDIAVSEPSIGAPAPTQWVFPITRAFPLGDSVVTFSWWGIGVFSADDFRLTGFAAF; via the coding sequence ATGCCCAACCTTCGCAAACGCCATATTCGCCAGAATCCTGGGTTCCGCACAGCTGCAGCGGTCGCGGCGCTGTGCAGCGTCGCCATGTTGTCCGGCGGCTGTGCGAACGACCCCATCGCCGGTAACTCGACGGCGCCGACCACCAGGTACGACTTCCCGCGACTCGGGCTGAGCGCCGCAGCGCTCACTCGGGCGCAGACCTGCGACGACGTCGTCGCCTACTTCAAGGCAGCCGCCAAAGAGATGGTGTCGGCCCAACAGGGGTACGGCTATGGGGGCGACGTTTTCGCCACGGCGGATGCGGCGGGTTCCGCGGCCGACGGCGCAGCGCCGGCGACGGTACCGGCTGCGCGGGAGTCCAACCGGACGGCGACGCCTGAGTCGTCGACCGCTGGGTCCTCAGACGACAAGGCATCATTCGACGAGACCGCGACCGGTACCAACAACCAGGAGGCCGGGGTCGACGAGGCCGACATGATCAAGACCGACGGCCGACGGGTCGTGTCGATCCGTGGCCAGGAACTCATCGTGGTCGACCTCGATGGCGGCGCCGCAGCGGTCAGTGGTCGAGTGACGTTGCCCGACGGGTTCAGCGCCGCCTCCCTGTTCCTCACCGGCGACCGGGTGATGGTGTTGGGGTCCTCTTGGCTCCAGACAGAGGACTCCCCCGCTGGCGCCTCCGGCGGCGTCCGCGACGATGCTGCCCTCGACATGGGCTGGAGCCCCGGGGCCTCGGCGGTTCAGGTTGTGGAGGTCGCGCTCGGCGGCCAACCGACGGTCGTTGCGACCCGCAGCGTCGAGGGGTGGCTCACCGACGCCCGCATGAGCGATGGGACGGTGCGGGTCATCGTCTCCAATTCCAAGCAGCCCTACTACCAGGCTCCGATGCCCGAGTACCCGTACTCCGACGACGAACGGTCGTGGGAGGCGTACACCGAAGCGTCGACCAAGGCGATGACGGAATACATCGAGACGACCACGGCAACCGACTGGCTGCCCGTCGACGACTCCGGCGATCTCGTCACCAGATGTGCCGACACCTACCTGCCCGCCGAAAACGCCGGTGACGGCACGGTCACCGTGCTGACCTTCGCCGACGGTGTCGACTCGATGGAATCGGCAGCGGTGACCGGCACCGCCGAGACGGTGTACGCCAGCACCGACGCCATCTACCTCGCCACCTCCGTCTGGAACTGGCGGACCTTTGCAGCCGACACCGATGGCGACGCCGGCGGAACCACCGACCTCCACATGTTCGCCACCTCCGGCTCGGCAAACGCCACCTATGTCGCGTCGGGCCAGATCAGCGGCCACGTCCTCAACCAGTACTCGATGAGCGAGTCCGACGACACGCTTCGGGTGGCGACCACCAAGGGATCCTGGGGGTCGGGCGAATCCGGCGTCATGACGCTGCGAGCCGAGGGCGAAGCGCTGCAGGTCGTCGGTGAGGTGTGGGGCCTCGGACCGGGCGAGACGATCCAGTCGGTTCGATTCGTCGGCGACACCGCGTATGTCGTGACCTTCGAACAGACCGACCCCTTCTACGTCGTCGACGTTGCCGACCCGGCGAACCCGAAGGTGCTCGGTGAACTGAAGGTCCCCGGGTTCAGCAACTACCTGCACCCGGTCGGCGAACATCTCGTCCTCGGTATCGGGGCCGACGCCGACGACAACGGCATGACAACGGGGGCGAAGGTGTCGCTGTACGACGTCTCCGACCCGACCAAGCCGAGCGAACTCGACACCTGGACCGCGACCGACCTCGCCTTCCAGGCTGGAAACGATCCCCACGCATTCACCTGGGACGCCGAGCGACGCCTGGCCTATGTCATCTACACCGACGCTTGCTACGCCGATTGGGAGCGCTGCACCTACAGCGATGACGGCGGCGCGGCGGTGTTCCACGTCTCCGAGGACACGATCGAGCCGCTCACCCGTCTGACCCACGACAACCGAGTGCCGGATCCGGCTCCAACGACCACCACCGAACCGACCACCACCGAACCTGCGACAACCGAGCCAGCGACCACTGTGCCCGCGTCAACTGAACCGGCCACCACCGACGCCCCCACCACCACGGCACCCGTTGCCGCACCGGGTGTTTCGGCAACGGAGGACATCGCTGTCTCCGAACCGTCGATCGGTGCCCCGGCCCCGACGCAATGGGTGTTCCCGATCACCCGGGCGTTCCCCCTCGGCGATTCGGTCGTCACGTTCTCGTGGTGGGGCATCGGGGTGTTCAGCGCCGACGACTTCCGCCTCACCGGGTTCGCAGCGTTCTAG
- the mscL gene encoding large conductance mechanosensitive channel protein MscL: MLAGFKKFIMQGNVVDLAVGVAIGAAFGALVTSFTTSFLDPLIRLITGGGTTGGTFTINDQVFDYGSFITAIITFVITAAAIYFVVAVPMNTIKERRSNSAEPEDPTNEEKMIALLEQIAKK, from the coding sequence ATGCTCGCAGGCTTCAAGAAATTCATCATGCAAGGCAACGTCGTCGACCTCGCCGTCGGTGTTGCCATCGGCGCGGCGTTCGGCGCGCTGGTCACGTCGTTCACGACGTCGTTCCTCGATCCGCTGATCCGGCTCATCACCGGTGGCGGCACCACCGGTGGCACCTTCACGATCAATGATCAGGTGTTCGACTACGGGTCCTTCATCACCGCGATCATCACCTTCGTGATCACCGCCGCGGCGATCTACTTCGTCGTCGCCGTTCCGATGAACACGATCAAGGAGCGTCGCTCCAACTCGGCCGAACCCGAGGACCCGACCAACGAGGAGAAGATGATCGCCCTCCTCGAACAGATCGCCAAGAAGTAG
- the rsgA gene encoding ribosome small subunit-dependent GTPase A codes for MTAADRLVSIGWNDDVADRISTLPTRSATDNTLTAGRIVRVDRGEVDVALGSHPDDVVRATTTTAAKDCVAGDWVAVDLEQARVEAVAARLTAFVRRAARGSFAPQTLAANMDVVLVVQALDPGLNLRRLERELVLAHQSGATPVVVITKTDLVDADTVAEALDQARRTAASVEVVAVSNRTGEGFDCLHQIVGPGRTFALLGSSGVGKSTLVNTFAGEEVQLEGEIREGDGKGRHTTTAARLIMLSDGRLLLDTPGVRALALWESWDGLALTFPEIEDLTSECGFADCFHDDEPNCAVVEAVEAGTIDADRLDSWRRMRDEMAELDAHLTEQQRKRDRLADRRR; via the coding sequence ATGACCGCCGCCGATCGCCTCGTCAGCATCGGCTGGAATGACGACGTCGCCGATCGAATCTCGACGTTGCCGACCCGCTCCGCGACCGACAACACACTTACGGCTGGGCGGATCGTTCGCGTCGACCGCGGCGAGGTAGACGTGGCGCTCGGGTCGCACCCCGATGATGTCGTTCGGGCAACGACGACCACCGCGGCGAAGGATTGCGTGGCCGGAGACTGGGTCGCCGTCGACCTCGAACAGGCCCGGGTTGAAGCCGTCGCTGCGCGCCTCACCGCGTTCGTGCGGCGCGCCGCGCGCGGATCGTTCGCCCCGCAGACCCTCGCCGCCAACATGGACGTGGTGTTGGTCGTACAGGCCCTCGACCCGGGGCTGAACCTTCGCCGCCTCGAGCGCGAACTGGTCCTCGCCCACCAGAGCGGAGCAACCCCGGTCGTGGTGATCACCAAGACCGACCTGGTCGATGCCGACACGGTCGCCGAAGCGCTGGACCAGGCGCGACGCACCGCCGCGAGCGTCGAGGTCGTGGCCGTGTCGAATCGCACCGGCGAAGGGTTCGATTGCCTTCATCAGATCGTTGGCCCGGGGCGAACCTTCGCGCTGCTCGGCAGTTCCGGGGTCGGCAAGTCGACGTTGGTGAACACGTTTGCCGGCGAGGAGGTCCAACTCGAGGGGGAGATCCGCGAGGGCGACGGCAAAGGCCGCCACACGACCACCGCCGCGAGGCTCATCATGTTGAGCGACGGTCGGCTCCTCCTCGACACCCCCGGCGTGCGCGCCCTCGCCCTCTGGGAGTCGTGGGACGGGCTGGCGCTCACGTTCCCCGAGATCGAGGACCTGACCTCGGAGTGCGGATTCGCCGACTGCTTCCACGACGACGAACCGAACTGCGCGGTGGTCGAGGCGGTCGAGGCGGGAACGATCGATGCCGACCGGCTGGACTCGTGGCGTCGCATGCGCGACGAGATGGCCGAACTCGACGCCCACCTCACCGAACAGCAGCGCAAACGCGATCGCCTCGCCGACCGGCGACGCTGA
- a CDS encoding Ppx/GppA family phosphatase: MIDSTHPSLAASTASGRVVIPEVLAAIDIGTNSIHMIVARALSDGRFEVVTRLKEMVRLGETGDDHLKELTPAAIERGVAALARCRVVLDTYGAPYAAVATSAVREADNRREFIKRARREAGIDVEVVAGHEEARLIHLGVLQALPVYDRALLLCDIGGGSTELLLGLRGEVRASRSFKLGAIRMTQRFFADGTVTKKSVKQAREFVRSTIAPFGREVRRYGFEIAVASSGTIESLTSMALAAAGQEFQSLNGAVLTREALGDVIASLLEASTPEERALIPGIDRSRSDIIVGGAIILEQVMGQFGIESVTVSDYALREGALFDLASRFSDASLDHLSDIRRRSIAHLMEVGDEDPEHSVAVSRLALSMFDQLEGLHGFGHEEREVLEAASLLANVGMMVAHSKHHQHSYYIIRNSEHLSGFTDPEIELIAQVARYHRRSAPSLKHEAFAALSDEEQAVVRWLSAILRVAIGLDRAHTGAVASVEVSVERHDLVLSLTPSNDSDLALERYAAIERSALLAEVAGRTVSVTTPPVLR; encoded by the coding sequence GTGATCGATTCGACACATCCGTCGCTCGCTGCGTCGACAGCGAGCGGCCGGGTGGTGATTCCCGAGGTGTTGGCGGCGATCGACATCGGCACCAACTCCATCCACATGATCGTCGCCAGGGCGCTGTCCGACGGCCGATTCGAGGTGGTCACCCGTCTCAAGGAGATGGTGCGGCTCGGCGAGACGGGCGACGACCATCTGAAGGAGTTGACGCCGGCGGCGATCGAACGCGGCGTCGCGGCGTTGGCGCGGTGCCGCGTCGTGCTCGACACCTATGGCGCCCCCTACGCCGCGGTTGCCACCAGTGCGGTGCGAGAGGCCGACAACCGCCGCGAGTTCATCAAGCGGGCGCGCCGGGAGGCGGGCATCGACGTCGAAGTCGTCGCCGGCCACGAGGAGGCGCGCCTCATCCATCTCGGCGTGTTGCAGGCGCTGCCCGTTTATGACCGCGCGTTGCTGCTGTGCGACATCGGAGGTGGCAGCACCGAATTGTTGCTCGGCCTGCGTGGCGAGGTCCGGGCATCGCGCAGCTTCAAGCTGGGCGCGATTCGCATGACCCAGCGCTTCTTCGCAGACGGAACGGTCACGAAGAAGTCGGTGAAGCAGGCGCGTGAATTCGTTCGTTCGACGATCGCCCCGTTCGGTCGCGAGGTCCGCAGGTACGGTTTCGAGATCGCTGTGGCCTCCTCGGGAACGATCGAGAGTCTCACGTCGATGGCGCTCGCTGCCGCGGGTCAGGAATTCCAGAGCCTGAACGGAGCGGTCTTGACCCGCGAGGCGCTCGGGGACGTGATCGCCTCCCTACTCGAAGCGTCGACGCCGGAGGAACGCGCACTGATCCCCGGAATCGACCGGAGCCGCTCCGACATCATCGTCGGGGGTGCGATCATCCTCGAACAGGTGATGGGCCAATTCGGGATCGAGTCGGTGACCGTTAGCGATTACGCGCTTCGCGAGGGCGCGCTGTTCGACCTGGCGAGTCGGTTCAGCGATGCGTCCCTCGATCACCTCAGCGACATCCGCCGCCGCAGCATCGCCCACCTCATGGAGGTCGGCGATGAGGACCCCGAACACTCCGTGGCGGTGTCGCGCCTTGCGTTGTCGATGTTCGACCAACTCGAAGGGTTGCACGGTTTCGGCCACGAGGAGCGTGAGGTGCTCGAGGCGGCCTCGCTGCTGGCGAATGTCGGGATGATGGTCGCGCACTCCAAACACCATCAGCACAGCTACTACATCATTCGAAACTCCGAGCACCTATCGGGGTTCACGGACCCGGAGATCGAACTGATCGCCCAGGTGGCGCGCTATCACCGTCGCAGTGCGCCATCGCTCAAACACGAGGCGTTCGCTGCGCTGTCGGATGAGGAGCAGGCGGTGGTTCGCTGGCTGTCGGCAATCCTGCGCGTGGCCATCGGGCTCGACCGCGCTCACACCGGTGCCGTTGCGTCGGTGGAGGTCTCGGTCGAACGCCACGACCTGGTGTTGTCGCTGACCCCGTCGAACGACAGTGATCTGGCGTTGGAACGCTATGCCGCGATTGAGCGCAGCGCGCTGCTGGCCGAGGTGGCCGGTCGGACCGTGAGCGTCACAACACCGCCTGTTCTCCGATAA
- a CDS encoding 3-isopropylmalate dehydrogenase, producing MATHRIAVVGGDGIGPEVTAEALKVLDATGVSYERIDYDLGAARYLRDGTVLPDSVLDEWRQVDAILLGAVGDPAPGVSAPAGLVERGVLLRTRFELDMYINLRPFRLAPKTDFEVIRENTEGTYAGEGGFLRKGTPFEIATQGSVNTRKGAERAIRYAFDRAMQTERKTCHLIHKKNVLTFAGDLWQRTFDIVAADYPEVATGYDHIDAACIHFVERPERYDVIVTDNLFGDILTDLGGAVAGGVGFAASANLNPDRTGPSLFEPVHGTAPDIAGQNKANPIAAIASAAMMLEFLGEADAAARVAAACEQPERYSGSTTEIGDAVAAAVS from the coding sequence ATGGCAACTCACAGGATCGCAGTGGTCGGAGGCGACGGAATCGGCCCGGAGGTCACCGCGGAGGCACTCAAGGTGCTCGACGCGACGGGGGTCTCCTATGAGCGCATCGATTACGACCTGGGCGCGGCCCGCTATCTGCGCGACGGCACGGTGCTGCCCGATTCGGTGCTCGACGAATGGCGGCAGGTCGACGCCATCCTGCTCGGAGCGGTCGGCGACCCTGCGCCCGGGGTGAGTGCTCCTGCCGGACTGGTCGAACGCGGGGTGTTGTTGCGCACCCGGTTCGAGCTCGACATGTACATCAACCTCCGCCCGTTCCGCCTGGCCCCGAAGACCGATTTCGAGGTGATCCGGGAAAACACCGAGGGCACCTATGCCGGCGAGGGTGGGTTCCTGCGAAAGGGCACGCCGTTCGAGATCGCGACCCAGGGTTCGGTCAACACCCGCAAGGGGGCCGAACGCGCCATCCGCTATGCCTTCGACCGGGCGATGCAGACCGAGCGCAAGACCTGCCATCTCATCCACAAGAAGAACGTGTTGACCTTCGCTGGCGACCTGTGGCAGCGCACCTTCGACATCGTCGCCGCCGACTATCCGGAGGTGGCCACCGGCTATGACCACATCGACGCGGCGTGCATCCACTTCGTCGAGCGCCCCGAGCGATACGACGTGATCGTGACCGACAACCTCTTCGGCGACATCCTCACCGATCTGGGTGGAGCCGTCGCTGGCGGCGTGGGGTTTGCGGCCTCGGCCAACCTCAACCCCGACCGCACCGGGCCGTCGCTGTTCGAACCGGTGCATGGCACGGCCCCCGACATCGCCGGACAGAACAAGGCCAACCCGATCGCCGCGATCGCATCGGCGGCGATGATGCTCGAGTTCCTCGGCGAGGCTGACGCGGCGGCGCGTGTCGCCGCAGCGTGCGAGCAGCCCGAGCGCTACAGCGGCTCGACGACCGAGATCGGCGACGCCGTCGCTGCCGCAGTGTCGTAA
- a CDS encoding transcription elongation factor GreA, with protein MTTSEHHLSQAAHDRLKAELDELTTVGRIEIARKIEAAREMGDLSENGDYHAAKEEQGKMEARIGHLSALLERSTIIVEDGPLDEVVAGCVVTLIYEGDDDEEQYLIGSIEERRDGVAIVSPSSPLGSALLGAKPGERVSFEAPNGELTVEILRLDR; from the coding sequence ATGACCACGTCCGAGCACCATCTCTCCCAGGCCGCCCACGATCGCCTCAAGGCGGAACTCGACGAGTTGACCACGGTCGGCCGAATCGAAATCGCCCGAAAGATCGAGGCGGCTCGAGAGATGGGCGACCTCTCCGAAAACGGCGATTACCACGCCGCCAAGGAAGAGCAGGGAAAGATGGAAGCCCGCATCGGCCATCTCAGCGCCCTGTTGGAACGCTCGACGATCATCGTCGAGGACGGCCCGCTCGACGAGGTCGTCGCGGGCTGCGTCGTCACGCTCATCTACGAGGGCGATGACGACGAGGAGCAGTACCTCATCGGTTCCATCGAGGAGCGCCGCGACGGGGTCGCGATCGTCTCCCCGTCGTCCCCGCTCGGCTCGGCGTTGCTCGGCGCCAAGCCCGGTGAACGGGTGTCCTTCGAGGCCCCGAATGGCGAGCTGACCGTCGAGATCCTGCGCCTCGACCGCTGA
- the leuD gene encoding 3-isopropylmalate dehydratase small subunit, producing the protein MKAVQLIQGRGVPLDRSDVDTDQIIPSDWLKQVERTGFEKGLFSEWRDEPDFVLNREQFQGANILIAGPNFGTGSSREHAVWAIQQYGFEAVISPRFGPIFINNSTNCGLLPVEVSAEVGEQLLRAVEADPELQISIDVTTKTLEVPALDLKVEFPLSDNAQHRLVNGLDDIGITLSHADEIAAYESTRPAWMPTTR; encoded by the coding sequence ATGAAGGCTGTTCAGTTGATTCAGGGTCGCGGCGTGCCGCTCGACCGCTCCGACGTCGACACCGACCAGATCATCCCGTCGGACTGGCTGAAGCAGGTCGAGCGCACCGGTTTCGAAAAGGGCCTCTTTTCGGAATGGCGCGACGAGCCCGACTTCGTGCTCAACCGCGAGCAGTTCCAGGGCGCGAACATCCTCATCGCCGGCCCGAACTTCGGAACCGGCTCGAGCCGTGAGCACGCCGTGTGGGCCATCCAGCAGTACGGGTTCGAGGCCGTGATCTCGCCTCGTTTCGGGCCGATCTTCATCAACAACTCGACCAACTGCGGTCTGTTGCCGGTGGAAGTGTCGGCAGAGGTCGGCGAACAGCTGCTGCGCGCTGTCGAGGCAGATCCGGAACTGCAGATCAGCATCGACGTCACCACCAAGACCCTCGAGGTTCCGGCGCTCGACCTCAAAGTCGAGTTCCCGCTCAGCGACAACGCTCAGCATCGCCTGGTGAACGGCCTCGACGACATCGGCATCACGCTGTCGCACGCCGACGAGATCGCGGCCTACGAGTCGACCCGGCCCGCTTGGATGCCGACCACTCGCTGA